From Salvia splendens isolate huo1 chromosome 3, SspV2, whole genome shotgun sequence, a single genomic window includes:
- the LOC121794993 gene encoding uncharacterized protein LOC121794993: MAGQDPHDSFSGQAQMRRASLQDQGENQNFLQETGTQAKNMAQGAADVGKGAVLGAASLARGVATGAANAATGAADAIRNTFAGAPESHHYSNASSDASTNPSANQSTYSNRPGYPHNPN, translated from the exons ATGGCTGGTCAAGATCCCCACGACTCATTTTCAGGCCAAGCTCAG ATGAGAAGAGCTAGCCTGCAAGATCAAGGTGAGAACCAGAATTTCCTTCAAGAG actGGAACACAAGCCAAGAACATGGCGCAAGGCGCGGCTGATGTGGGCAAAGGAGCCGTGCTCGGGGCAGCCAGCCTTGCCCGTGGCGTGGCCACGGGTGCTGCCAATGCAGCAACAGGGGCAGCTGATGCTATCAGAAACACCTTCGCGGGCGCCCCTGAAAGCCATCACTACAGCAACGCTAGCTCGGACGCCTCGACTAATCCAAGTGCAAATCAATCGACTTACTCCAACAGGCCTGGCTATCCACACAACCCTAACTAA
- the LOC121794991 gene encoding lys-63-specific deubiquitinase BRCC36-like: MSLTSVKMSEDVWLTCLTHALSTETEEIMGLLLGDIQSSKNGNVTALIWGALPQPRSDRQKDRVETNPEQLTAASVHAERMTMETGTTTRVIGWYHSHPHITVLPSHVDVRTQAMYQLLDSGFIGLIFSCFSEDAQKVGRIQVIAFQSMDGKQGHMMKPLSLTPAQKSSVIDLDSSMSSSDNAIALFGSSKGETMEQDTGDSEAASRASTGSGKSPRLGGFFANANAKTGNNSHANSLNDAIHDFDPMDMSEGMQEAMHLSNLEMSGAEYIRKEIPLHVLPTSSLLSLDSPLSSFTNLQRVLYEEEKTAYNQAMAQNTRDGKIHPLSFIHHTSTYKSSMCKMIEYCLSPAMTVLQDRLRENEIQLNLLTEEANQLESEVARGSPSNSSPRSPSQGHRSSSSGHRDLYPTDFSHLKNVSGSRSRRGSQS, translated from the exons AGTTCTAAGAATGGTAATGTTACTGCATTGATTTGGGGAGCACTTCCACAACCACGTTCTGATCGACAGAAGGATAGAGTAGAGACTAACCCAGAGCAGCTGACTGCTGCATCAGTTCATGCTGAG AGAATGACAATGGAAACAGGAACTACGACTAGAGTGATTGGCTGGTATCATTCACACCCTCATATCACAGTCCTACCATCTCATGTTG ATGTGCGAACTCAAGCTATGTATCAGCTATTGGATTCTGGGTTTATTGGTTTGATATTTTCCTGTTTCAGTGAAGATGCTCAAAAG GTCGGAAGGATTCAAGTCATTGCATTTCAGTCTATGGATGGGAAGCAGGGTCACATGATGAAACCTCTTTCTCTCACTCCTGCTCAAAAAAGTTCTGTTATAGATTTAGATTCTTCGATGAGTTCTTCAGACAATGCAATTGCCTTGTTTGGTTCTTCCAAAGGAGAAACCATGGAACAAGACACTGGAGATTCGGAGGCAGCCAGTAGGGCTTCTACG GGCTCGGGGAAATCACCACGTTTGGGAGGTTTTTTTGCTAATGCTAATGCTAAAACAGGAAACAATAGTCATGCTAACAGTTTGAATGATGCAATTCATGATTTTGATCCCATGGATATGTCTGAGGGTATGCAAGAAGCGATGCATTTGTCAAATTTGGAGATGAG TGGCGCAGAATATATCAGAAAGGAAATTCCTCTTCATGTTCTCCCTACATCATCCCTTCTGAGTCTCGATTCTCCTTTGTCATCATTTACAAATCTCCAGCGGGTGCTGTATGAAGAGGAGAAGACTGCGTACAATCAAGCAATGGCACAAAACACGAG GGATGGAAAAATTCACCCCCTCTCTTTCATTCATCACACCTCCACGTACAAGTCTTCCATGTGTAAAATGATCGAATACTG CTTGAGTCCCGCCATGACTGTTCTTCAAGATCGCTTgagagaaaatgaaattcaG TTAAATCTGCTTACGGAAGAAGCCAACCAACTGGAATCAGAGGTTGCAAGAGGGAGTCCCTCAAATTCATCCCCCCGCTCTCCATCTCAAGGGCACAGGAGTAGTTCCTCTGGTCACAGGGACCTGTATCCGACGGACTTTAGCCACCTAAAAAATGTCAGTGGTAGCCGGAGCCGAAGAGGGTCCCAGTCATGA